Proteins from a genomic interval of Zingiber officinale cultivar Zhangliang chromosome 1B, Zo_v1.1, whole genome shotgun sequence:
- the LOC122038776 gene encoding uncharacterized protein LOC122038776, producing MRPPGYLSRYCNGSGEMERRAGLSGCREKEVVSVETVSLSAVDQQQKNSVVRIVLAGGMVEMYGGAVSAQLVMEKYPGLCLAKPDVFQRPHESVVSPRARLLPGQKFYLVPRSTLIKLRRNVSREDKQLENRLLHEEDIDCRDDDYSICSAKDFYDSICSAKDFYASKENWVECFMKKLENAKEMQERSMEMPNFIPRSKKLRPRIGLLGGWQPSLSPVQELSP from the coding sequence ATGCGGCCGCCTGGCTATTTGTCTCGCTACTGCAACGGATCAGGCGAGATGGAGAGGAGGGCAGGATTAAGCGGGTGCAGAGAGAAGGAGGTGGTGTCGGTGGAGACCGTGTCTCTGTCTGCGGTGGATCAGCAGCAAAAGAATTCGGTGGTAAGGATCGTTCTCGCAGGTGGTATGGTGGAGATGTATGGTGGCGCTGTGTCAGCGCAGTTGGTGATGGAGAAGTACCCGGGATTATGCCTCGCCAAGCCCGATGTGTTCCAGAGACCACATGAGTCCGTTGTGAGCCCCAGGGCGCGGCTTCTCCCGGGACAAAAGTTCTACCTCGTTCCCAGATCCACCCTCATCAAGCTAAGACGAAACGTGTCCAGAGAAGACAAACAGCTGGAAAATAGGCTTCTTCATGAGGAGGATATTGATTGCCGCGATGATGATTATTCCATATGTTCTGCTAAAGATTTCTATGATTCCATATGTTCTGCTAAAGATTTCTATGCTAGCAAGGAGAATTGGGTCGAATGCTTCATGAAAAAGCTGGAAAATGCAAAGGAGATGCAGGAAAGGAGTATGGAGATGCCTAATTTCATTCCTCGGTCAAAGAAGTTACGGCCGAGGATAGGATTGTTAGGAGGCTGGCAGCCGAGCCTGAGTCCGGTCCAGGAGCTATCTCCTTGA